The Cyprinus carpio isolate SPL01 chromosome A10, ASM1834038v1, whole genome shotgun sequence nucleotide sequence AGAaacttttatataacattttaaatggactAAAATGTTCtcttatgtataaataaatatatattgtataaatttaaactatgcaAGTTAAATGTCACTGTAGAAATAATTTGTTTAGGTCACACCTCAGTTGAGTCTTCTAGTTTCAGTCCCACAAAAATGTTGCTACATAAAAGAAAAAGCTTTCACACAGTCTCTGAAGGGAGAGAGATTAGCTTCCCATAATTcctcttttattttgttgtgaaataTTGCTTAGCCCAAGTTTTTCTCGTCCAGCATGATATTCAAAATTAACTGTGCTGTGTTAACAAATGTTGAATTGCAAACACAAATGCATTCACATTTTAAAGTCAGCCATTTATATACTACATCTCCACTCACAGTTAAATGCTTTAGTTTCCAGAAATCTCATTTTATTACCGTTTTTGAAGCACATTGCATGTATTTACTCCTGTAACAGTTTTCTTCAGATATGAGTTGTGCTCACTTCTATTACTATTTATTCACAAACAAGATCACTTTAAAATATGTAATCAAGAATCAACAGGGAATAAACAATATAAAGATGCAGGTACTTTCTAAATGCACCCAAGCCATTCACACAAAATCATAATTATACAGGTTAGGCATTACACTATAGATCAATTAGTCTAGTCTATATATAtggttttgtatatatttatgtctaTCGTCATTATTTAAATGAGATGCAAGTAGCAGTCCTtctatttaacatcttttgtgaCATATGAAATTGGTGCCATCTGGACTGCAGGAGCAACTGGTGCCGCACCAATCACTCCAACCGACTGCTGTGTAGAGACAACTTGTGTGGTGGTTGCCATTGGAATGGACTGAATCACTGGATATGTGGTCAGTACAGTGACAGTTTGCTTGCGTGCTTTGATTTCTCTACTCATCTGACACCATGAACACCAGATACAACAGCAAGATACCATGATGTCCTCACAGATACTGCCCTGTTGCAACACAtacaaacaatgattttttttgtagccCTCTTTGATTTTGTCTTTCATTGGTAGAGGGAAAGGAAAAACTCACCCCAATATCGTATTTGTGGCGAACTGCCACCCTCATTCCTAGAGTCACAGGCGGCACACATACTGGAACCCCAAAAGCCGCCATGATACCTGGGCCGAATATGTCCAGCAGAGGCAGACAGGTGCTCTCCCCAAAATCCCCAGTGGTGGTGCAGGTAAAGCAAGGAAAGCACCAGAACCCATAGCAGCCTGAGGACCAAAAAATGCTTTAACACTATTtcaaggaccaattctcactattaactagttgcttattagcatgcatatttcaAGCACATTagaacttataaagcacataataatgccttattctacataaacatatttaaacatagcCCATACCCAAACTTAACtactaccttactaactgttaataagcaacaaattaggagtttgttcagggaaaatcTTAGTTAATAGTAAATGTGTGTTCCCTAATCGAAAATTTTACCAAAACTACACATAatgtgaaattataatttttaattaactgtaaaaatggacctgtattatttattgtaaggCATTTATGCATACTTACAAGAATTCATGTCCTGGCAACAGTCACATATTCCTGAATTCCACCCGCTCTTTTGAGGTGTCTGCACAATCACAGTCGTCATTGTGATTCGACTTTTCTGATATGGAAGGATGACAAAGAAAGGAAAGTTTCTCACTGATCCtagtgatatatttattttaaaataccatCTTAATTTGAATTTAGATGTTTATATATCTCATTATGTGCAATTTGAGAC carries:
- the ponzr10 gene encoding placenta-specific gene 8 protein produces the protein MTTVIVQTPQKSGWNSGICDCCQDMNSCCYGFWCFPCFTCTTTGDFGESTCLPLLDIFGPGIMAAFGVPVCVPPVTLGMRVAVRHKYDIGGSICEDIMVSCCCIWCSWCQMSREIKARKQTVTVLTTYPVIQSIPMATTTQVVSTQQSVGVIGAAPVAPAVQMAPISYVTKDVK